From the genome of Dermacentor andersoni chromosome 3, qqDerAnde1_hic_scaffold, whole genome shotgun sequence:
GGTGTTTAAaagaataattatatatataatgTGGCGTTCTTATCCTGCACGCAGCCCTGCCAGCCCTAAACAGAAATACTAATATTTGGTTAGATTACACtaaaaattgttttattattcaAATTCTGACTATTTGTTAAAATAAGTCACTTTGTTCTGCATGGTTGCTATGAAGAGGTACTACGCCTTATAGTCTCAGCAAGAATGATCTGTGACAAACAAAAATGTTTCTGAAATTTATTAATGCAGCAGCAGCTGAAATGATGGTGCCATTCTATAGAGCCATGGCACTGCTAGGGCTAGTTCTGAATAATGGAGTTGGTCTAAAAAAATCACCCTGAAGATAGGTCGAAGACTGAATATTTGCattactcatttatttatttatttcaaagtacATTAgaggccccaaggggagcattgagtaaaGGGGGCGTCGTAGAACAAACAACAACAGAAAACTGATACACGAGAGCTAAAAATGTTTACTATGGTAACATGCTTGCAAAACAGTGTTACAAATGAATATGGGAAAgcagtacaaagaattgtcaggAAAGGAATGAAACATACAGTTAATGGTAACATAGAAAGATATGCATCACTCGctcttgaagggacactaaagactaATACCGAGTCGACGCGGACTATTTAATTACCATTACAGAAACCTTGCAaatgcttgtttcatgccaagaaaatactgtttacaagaaaattgcatctgaagggtccgaataccttttttgaaattcacATCTCCCACCACCCAgtcgggggagtggtgacgttgcacacGCCATCACCGCGCTTTGCTACCATCAGTGAGTAAAACGCTACCCGatagacggcggtaccgagccaagacaaagtctgagcggtggattcgctgttgcagctgcttcttggccaattggcgtagaccgttcgggcatcttGCGACATCagatggaagttgaattctctgctacttgcagtttgtgcgagttttgcaagccagcaaaagcagcgcagcactacgcaataACTACTGAAACATGAAAGTGTGGGCTGCGCGGAGTTGAGAGAAAACGAAACCGTTCGATCGCCTGCGTCATTGCCAACAGTAATTTCAACGAGTTATTTTGTCTAAACATTAACTAGAACTGGCCAAATAtaattttatttcgttttataatacaatacaaggatgtttcgTGCAACGAgaggttgagtactagtgacataatttaACTGTGGAGTGCTTTCGTCATAAGGCAAGTACTTCAATTTTCCAGGGAAGAGTCTcaaatcatgtcctgcatttatctcagtttctttattattaaggctctgttcgcgataatattgacgccttgaGAGATTATCGAGCACTAatttatcactttagcttgacttagtactTGCATTTAGTGTCACTTTTAGCACAGCAAAATACCGCacataaaacaaaaaacaaaattgaaacaattgaaaaagaaaaaaaaaaattgcaaacaaGAATGCCCAGAGAAGGAGACAGTTCTTGGTGGCATGCAGAACGACGCATTGGAAAAAAAAGAGTTAGACATGACACATGTACAGATGAACATATTTAATATAAAAACTGCAGGTTCAGTAGTTGTCTGAATTTATCTGTTTATTTGCACGACAGTGCTGTTAGGAAGCGAATTCCATAACGGAATAGCTCATGGCAAAGCCAAGAAGTTAAATGTGTTGCTGCTTCCATAAATACGAGTGAAGCTTAAATCATTATAAGGGTGCTTCGATGTGCAAGACGCGCATTCTagtggcaagtttgatggcttTATTTTGTGAACATATCTATGTAGCAAAGACAGGAGTGCTATGACACATCGGCTACTTAGTGATTGAAGGGAAAGGTTGAGTTTTGTTTGAGTTATGCCTGACTGGTGGTTATAATTGCTGGAAATGAATTGACTAGCTTGGTTTTGGATGGCTTCTTACATGCGGATTAAGCACTCATGGTAGGGAGACACCGTATAGGGGAAGCAAACTCAAGCTGGGGACGTACAGGTGCAGTTATGTAAGTTGCAACGAATGTACCAAGAGATTTGAAAGCGTTGGCGCATATAGTTGTGATGTGAAAGGCCCAGGAAAGGCTTGGTGGAAGATTAATGCCTGGATATTTGTATACCGATGCCTGAGATACTAGATATGTATCTATACAATAGGAAAAGCTATGGTTTGAAATTTTTGGCATGAATgtcattactttgcatttagatgAGTTAAGTTTCATTTGCCAGTCTTCACACCAAGTGGCAACGAGTTGAAGGTCCTATTGAAGAGTTAGATGATCATCAAGGCTGTTAATTGGTCGATAGAATATACCATCATTGGCAAAAACACGCAAGCAGGATGAGATGTTATTGGGTTGatgtaaataagaaaaagcaATATTAGTGTTGCACTAATTGAAGTCAGTTTTGTCCTAAACTGGACGCAAATGAAAGATTGTAAAATTACAAATTGATATCAATACGACAATCATAACAAGCTCTAAAAATTGGGCAACTTACGATAAAATCATAAGAGTTAGAAGGCACATACATGTTGCCAAGGCTTCATAATAGAGTTTGTGAAGACATTCTAAATGTGAGGCTTACATACAAAAATATGTGAAAACGCTTCTCTTCACATAACACTGTTTCTGCATGCGATGGCGCAGGCTCCAGTTACGTGACTGCTCCTGACGGAAGCCGCACACCTGTAAGTTCACTTGTGCTTGCTCTGTTCCACGTGCATGCAGTATGTATATATAAGCTCTGCTATTGCAAACTTGGTAACATGCCGAGAGTGTTATCACCTTTCACTTTGAGAAGATTTATCTATTCTTCCTTGAAAAGATTCGGTGCAACTGGTTACCTGTGCCTTTCACTTGCAGCATCAAAAAGTGCATCTAGATGATCGATCTGTTCTGAACTTTTGCTGCACGCTTCTTGAGCAATCGGCATAATAAATAGGGAACATGTAAAAGACACACTACAGCTCTATCGACTGCATAGGGGGTCACATTCACAGTGACACACAAAATTTTTGGAAAGCAATATTGCAATGACAAGTATCCATCTAAAAAGAACAAATGTTGGTGTACCTTTCATAACTTTGTGTGATCTCTTTCGCAATTGTGCACATGTTAATGTTATGGGTGCCATTAAAGATTGTTCGTATAGTTGGGGCTGAAAGGTTATCTCTGCGCTTGTCTCTTTTCCACATTGTTATGctgtttcaagaaaatgcacATTCATTCACTTGCGTAACTTTTATTTCAGATTTGTAAATGAATTTATGATGCACTGCAAAGTCAAAACACTCTTTCAGACTACATCGCAATAGTATTTAAGCATTCATGGTGCAAGAATACCTACATGACTTGTCATTGATTGTCAGTATCTGCTTTAGGCACCACatcagcctctttttttttttcagtaaagcaGAATAATTGTTTACCTTTACTGCCTTCAATATTAGTGAAGGGTTTCTCTTCAAATCTTTATGTGGACACTCGGACTCGCGACTGGTTGTTCAGTGGATCACGGGTTCGATTCCTAGctgtggcagccacattttgatggagaagaaatgcaaaaacgctcgcatACTtaaaatcccaggtggtcagaaaTAGTCTGGAGCACTTGACCAAGGCGTCCCTGAGGACCAACTCTGCAGTGTCGGGACATGAAACTCCACAATTAAAAATTGTAACGGGTATCATTCAGATCCTGAAAACCAACACAAAGGTGCACTTGACGAAATGTTTCTGTCAAGAACGAAATCACTAGCAAAGTCTTGTTTTTCTTCCACAGGGCCTCTCGAGAATCAATGATGGCCTCTTGGTCACAGAGGTTGATCTGAACTTGTGCCGACAAGTCCGCGATACTTGGGGTTTTAGGGTGAGTAGCATGCTGCTGCGCTTACGGACTTGCTGTGGTAATCATTCATCAATGGCTTATAGATCTTGAAAACGCTCGTGTTTTGCAGATGACCCAACGCACAGAAATATACGCTGATGCTCTCTATTGGGTTGCTCAGCCTGCATTTGAGAAGCAAGTGATTGTAGACCCCACAGCTGGAGGTGACTACTGAGCCTTCTCATGTCTATAGCTGTAAAGCGCACAGGTAAGACTGTATTCTGCAACAAAAGCTATGTGGTGCACAGGCCATTGCTGTGTggtatattttgatttcaggtaAGTCATTGTCATCTTAGAGACACTTGGTTGTTCACAAGAACCTGTGTCTATTACTAGCACACTGTTAAGGTTGGGCTGTAAAGCTGCATAAGCAAATGCACAAAGTAGAAAATTGTTAGAACCAGCTACAGCACAGCAAAGCTTCGCTATATTAAGATCATAATCGGCGGTTCTTTAGGTCTAGTGCAGGACCTCTGCCAGAGGTCAACTGTCCCAGTGTTCTAGCCCTGTATTTTGCCAGAGCTAAAATCTCGCAGGACTAGTCTACAGGAACCTTATGGCACACTGTATGAACAGATGCTGGTCATTTTATTCTCATACTGCCAAGTTTGCTTTGTAATACAGACATTGTGTTTCCCATCTTGTTTGCACCAGTTTGGTCTGCAGTGTGTAACAAATAACTCAAACCCAGCTTATTCCTGCAATATATTTAATATTGTCACTTCATTTGTAATTCTATGctgtcctcttcttttcttgtcACCGGTTATCTGTTCTCTGAATTAAATAGCCTGCACAGCTTTACTTTGTTCTCTTGATCTAGACTGGAATATATTAGCCACTCAAGTTTGACCTCTAATCCATACAGTGTTAGCGTtcccatctctttttcttttcagccCCGTAAGTTTAATGCTGCATTACGTAGTCATACACACTCCTACAGTGGATTCTTTAAATGGGActtcaagggaccagggaaattgattttgtttatcaagagttacatttactgagagacaaagctgaatacaaaaccaaccagcCTTGAGAATGGTGTTCCTTTTAAGAGGCAGTCCTGTTGGGCGATTTCTATTTATCGAGATTGCACTGTATATATTGTCATTTTTAACAAAACTGACAAGCTGCATTTACGACTGTAAATTTCTTTCGTGTGGCCTGGGCCATCAGCAACTGCTTAATCTCAatggactcttttttttttttttttggaaggatTTGCCACAAGGCACATAGGGAATAAGTTTTTCTCGCCAGACTATCATTGAACTGACACTCTCATAATGACCAACAAATGCACTGTGTGTTTCAGATCTGCTTCACTGAGTAATGCCCAAGATCTGCTACAAATGGGCGTCAACCGGAGGTGACGGCCTGCACAAGTTCCTTTCCATATCACGCCAAGAGCTCAGGATTCTATTGCTCGCTGGATTTCTATTCAAATATCTGATCAGTGTGTGTTGCTTGAGATATGGTCATACATATTTTTATATCGCCAACCAACTGCATCAAAAGAAGAGTTGGCTTTGGGCTATTTTTTACAAAATAAAATACATACTTTTTGTCATCAGTTGGTTTTTGTGTCGTTTCTGAGCTGCATGCACTTCACATGCAGAAACTATATATTGGGTGACTATCATGACAGTCGTGAAACCTATGTTGACAATTTAGTCTTAGACTTAGCTGATAACAGCAGCCTGTGCGCAGCCATATTAACTGAGGCTTTGCAACGAGAATGCCATTGTGTCGTCTGTGCAGCGGACATCTTCACAGGTTCCAAGTGCTTCTGCCAGTCTTGATGCGAGTACGTGCTTACACTGAAAATGAAAAAGTGCATGTTTATTACTGCAAGGTGTTGGCTACATCAATAAATCGTAGGTGCATTTCTAAGCACACACAAGCAGCCTCACAATATGCCAAGGAGCAAGGAGGAAAGCTAGCCTTGACAATAGCTGAAACAGGATGGGGGGAAAGAAATGACGTGCAAGCAATGAAGGCTAAAATTAGTGTCAGTTCACCTTTTACTTTCTAATTGTGCACTTTGATACTTTTCTGAACACGTGCTCCTCGGGCAATCGTGGGAGTTTTCACATTTAGACTTAACAGCCTTGCTGATGCCAAAGCTCGGCTGTAATAGGTCCACATGCAGGCAGTACAGAAACCTGGATTTATCATCGAACTTCAGCACATCTGTCCAGAATGTTACGGAGCTGGTAACAACAATCAAGAAGGAAACTTTCCTATGATGTCACTGTACCACAGAACCAAATACTACATAAAATAAACTTGGAATGTTTTCAGTTCACTTGTACCATACAGAAAGCACTATCAAAtagcttctattttttttagccTGCATGGCTTCTTTCAGTTTGGCACAGTTGAGAAGGACACTAAGACAAGAGAGGTTTATCCATTTTATAAGGTTATAGGCATGTACCAGTTGACTGTCGTAAGACTTTGTTAAAGTTTGATTTTGTTTACTGGCAAGCCTGCTGCTTGTTTCACACAAGTTGTATCAACTGTTGCATAAAATGGAGCAATCGGTGTGATTTCCACTAAAGATTTTCACAGACATACCATTTTGCAGCAGGTTTAGTTTAATATACTTGCAAGCATTGATTCCCTACTTCATTCACAATGAAGTTGATATATGTGTTGCTGCGGATGAATTTCGTTCAACAGAACGGTTGTGCCACATTTCACTGTTATAGCGAAATGCGCCTTTCGCTGTGGTGATGACGGATGGTGCCGCCATTTTGTTGGAACACAATTGACAATCTTTAAGATGGCATTGCCGCAGATAACACATGCTTCGGCTTTATCTTGAATGAAACAGGCAAGTCATGTTTGCAAGTGTTGTATCAAACTGAACCCACGGCAAAATGCTACCGCTGTGTGAGATTTGAATGTAAATCAGCCACCGATATAGCTGGAAAAGCAATGTATAACTGGTGCTCCTATTGATGCAACACTCTGTAGAACCACATGTAGGGTTATGTGGAAGTACTTAGTAATGATAACTGTGATGATAATGCATTAGGCAAGCAACACACTTCATAAATAAGCTAACACATTTCATGATAAATTAAAAGCTTTctctatattttttctttttaaacagaCAAGTTTAGGAATAAGGATGTCTTAAGTCCAAACAACATGCACATTCACATGAACTGCACACAAAAGCAAGACCAACAAAGAGTCTTACCACAACATTTGTGATACAAGCTCTGGAGAAATGAAGTATACTCTAAATAATTGCTTACCATTGGTATCTCTTGTCTTCGTAGTActgaggagaaaagaaaagatgagCAACAGATGTGTCACTGCAGTTCATTGAAGGGACATTCAAATAGCTTCAGAAAGCGAATACGTAGTGGAGAGTTGCTGCATGCACCCGTTCCTCTTGCTTACACTAGCAACACCCCTTTAATTAAAAACACTGTGGTTTCTAAGCATGCTAAGCTGTCTATACAACAAAAATGTGCCATATGCTATGAAACAGACACCATGCATGATCCCATGCTGCTTAATTGGCTCTCTATGACCACAAATCTCAAATTGCCCTCTTCCTTAAAACGGATTATGGGAAACATGTTTGATACTGTGCCTGATCTCCACACTAGTGTGTTCGAAAACCAAAGTGTGCTTTAAAGAAACATCCatggtcgtgtgtgtgtgtgtgtgtgtgtgtgtgtgtgtgtgtgtgtgtgtgtgtgtgtgtgtgtgtgtgtgtgtgtgtgtgtgtgtgtgtgtgtgtgtgtgtgtgtgtgtgtgtgtgtgtgtgtgtgtgtgtgtgtgtgtgtgtgtgtgtgtgtgtgtgtgtgtgtgtgtgtgtgtgtgtgtgtgtgtgtgtgtgtgtgtgtgtgtgtgtgtgtgtgtgtgtgtgtgtgtgtgtgtgtgtgtgtgtgtgtgtgtgtgtgtgtgtgtgtgtgtgtgtgtgtgtgtgtgtgtgtgtgtgtgtgtgtgtgtgtgtgtgtgtgtgtgtgtgtgtgtgtgtgtgtgtgtgtgtgtgtgtgtgtgtgtgtgtgtgtgtgtgtgtgtgtgtgtgtgtgtgtgtgtgtgtgtgtgtgtgtgtgtgtgtgtgtgtgtgtgtgtgtgtgtgtgtgtgtgtgtgtgtgtgtgtgtgtgtgtgtgtgtgtgtgtgtgtgtgtgtgtgtgtgtgtgtgtgtgtgtgtgtgtgtgtgtgtgtgtgtgtgtgtgtgtgtgtgtgtgtgtgtgtgtgtgtgtgtgtgtgtgtgtgtgtgtgtgtgtgtgtgtgtgtgtgtgtgtgtgtgtgtgtgtgtgtgtgtgtgtgtgtgtgtgtgtgtgtgtgtgtgtgtgtgtgtgtgtgtgtgtgtgtgtgtgtgtgtgtgtgtgtgtgtgtgtgtgtgtgtgtgtgtgtgtgtgtgtgtgtgtgtgtgtgtgcgtgtgcgtgcgtgcgtgtgtgtgtgtgtgtgtgctattaTTAGACATAATTATAAGCTACCTCCACATAATATGCCGTGAACAACAACACAATTGCGAAAGCGAACTAGCATCTGCAATTTGCAGTTCTTAAAGGTGTTTTTGAAAGTGAATGACTAAACCAAGGCGTAGATGATTTCATCAGGAACTTAACACTGCAAATGGTGATCAAAGGCCATTACATTACCTTGGTGCAGATACGAATAGCAGGCGCAGAAGTTGCTGCTTGGCAGGCAGGTATAGAACGCCCTCGCTTCGCCGGACACTTGGTAGACCACCCGGCCTCGAGGGCATGTTAGGCGCTTGACACGGCGCCTGTCAACGAGTCTCATCGCCGGCTGGAGGGGAGCTCTAAAGATGTGGTCCAGCCTGGTCAAGCGTACGTTGTCAAAATGAATCTCGCGTAAGACTCAATTCCGCACCATGTTATGTGGCAACTAGCCGTTGAGAGGATAAGTCACAAATGCAGTCGTACTCACTCATTCAGCGTTTTAGTGGAAACTGCATGAAACACGGAGAAGTACGAGGGTAAAACGAGAGCAGTTCAAGAAATTCCGAAATGAGAGGTGTTCGGGAAACATTACATACCTGTCTTTTTGTCACGGAACTCCTTGCCAAGGTTTTCGAAGACAAGTTTTATAACATCTGAGTGAACTTGCACGAAACTCATGGTTAAGCCCACCGTTCAGTTGGGAAATGAAGGAGTGCGCTGAAACCATGGCCGAAACATTCGGGCCCTTTTCGGAAAGCGCGCGTTATTTTACTGCAGAGTAATAACTTCTAGTAAACCAACTAAACAACCCACAGTTAATGAATGCGCAAGTTCATCGCAGTGCGGCAGCAGCTATATTGTAGGCCGAGTAATAGAGACTAATAGCAGTTGAAGATTTTAAAAGCATTTTTAAATAAGAATAATATATTTAATAGTAATTTTATAAGTAATATTATAATTTTATGTCAcaaaatcaaacataaattttgaCATATTTCATATAAACGATACAGTTTCTAAACAAATACCATATGATATAAACCATGctacatagagtttcatattagtatttatttagaaacccTATGCCATGCTTTATGCCCTGCTAAATACAAATGGGCCTTTAAGTGTGCAGCGTCACTTAGCGGTAGATATAGAAGTTTAAAGCACAGATACTGCACAGTTGAAGCATGCATTAAAGCACTAATAATTCGTACTCTAACTCAAAGCGCAATTTGTTATAAACGTTTTCAAAACGAGCTACGAAAACGGGTATGACGTAGCCCCCGAACGTGTAAAAAGCTTTTGCAATAAAAAAGTTGAACAGTAATatgcaaacgtttttttttaactaCGTAAATTTATTGGATTATTTGGGCGGGTTCCGAGTGTCATGATAGTAACAATGTGTCGCGCAACATCAACTTCATCCACGTGCGTTTCACTGTGCGTCGTGTGATCTCCAGCAAGATGGGGCGATCTCGCCGCAAATACGATGCCAAAGCAAGGAGCTCACAGCAGAAAAACTCCACAGACAACGAAAAACCATCTGAGGTTGGTTCCTCACGTGTGAGCGACGTCAGGCCATCTCGATAGTCAGACTTTCGTACCTACTCGATCTCTTTGGTGCTTGTCATGTTCTCTTAGCATAGTCGCAAATACGTTGTGTGTTCATTCTTGGTATTACCTGGTAAATGGCTTTGAACGATATGCGAAAGCCTGACTGACACAGAAACAACGTTCTGATTTTATCTTATTACAGAAGGACGAACAGGTTGATTGCTGTATTGTGGCGCTTACACATTGTTCAGCGTTATGCGAGAAGTGAGACTGTCAATACCTTTTTAACTTCAGCAGCTATTCTTCGCCATGAGAAAATTAGAGCACGCACTGTAGTTTAGGATTTTCTGAAGTGGCGTATGCAACTTGCCACGTATACCATATGGCGCAGCAGGAACGCAAAACTAAACTAAGTTTCGTTCTTGCAACAAAACACTGTCAACTGAAATAGTGCATCGCATGTCACCTTGTCAACAGGTCGAAGTGGAACTAGATGTGAGGCAGGACAAGTACGACAGCAGCAATGTCTTGGTACTGCCTTCcaagaaaattgaaaagaaagaagcGAACAAAATTCAAAATGCCAAGGTGGCCCCAAAGCTttccaagaagaagaagaaacttctCCAGAAGATtttggaaaagaaaaacaagaagatcAATGTAAGTTTCCTTGATCACCTGATTACCCGCTGCTGCGATcttggtgcaagcaaaataaagggAGATTTTGATAATGAATTTCTGTTACAACAGCGTTGATTTTATCACTTAGATTTTAACTACTGAGCTGGCAGTTAAGTCTCTTAGTGGAATGGCATGACAtgtattttcctgtgtttccatcgCATTAGCTGGAATGAAGTACATGTACCATATTTCGAACCCATGTTGACCTTCAGGAGTGAATAATGTTTGTAAAGGTGTTTGTAAGTTGTAATGCATGATATGTTAATGTAACAGTTCCTCCAGTGTACATTTTTCATGATCGATATAGAATGTATCACAGCCTTGTCCATCGTTATCCAGCTGATTAAAAGAGTATATATAGCGAGTATTCATTATTTTCAGTCTTAAAGCTTTAGTGGCTGTAGGAATGGGTACTTTCCACTAACAGTCATGGCTATCGACACGAATTTCGAGGCATGCAAGCTATTAAGGCACTCGTGATTTATGTAATTGTGTACGTAGGATTGTTGCAtctaaaaaaatttttatttgaaCATTTATTGCTTGGGGCAGAGGGCTCACCTCttggaagagctgcagaagtcaCAGGCCAGCCAGAAGGAGCTGTCTATGCTAATTTCCACATCTGCCATGCAGACAAAAGGCCTGAAACGGTAAGAGAATTTTCAGAGCCACACTTTCTAGCAAATTGCATCGAATTGCTGGGCCAGTGAAATTACAAAAGGAGCGCTTATGTTTACTGTGCTGCTATATTATGCCAATAAGTGTAGCATTGAAAGGGCGGAGGCCCTGTGCAATTATTTTTTTGCCCTCATGTTCATATTTCCAATACAGCTTCAGTGATTCGTTTTTAGTCGTCGATAAGTAGTCCTTGCTTACATGAATTTCAATTGAAACCAGGCATACATGGAAATTTCtctattattatttttcatttgcaCTCTTTTGTTTCACTTAGTTTCTGTTTTGTAGAACACACATCAGGGAGTGGTCATTAGCAAACTTAGAATCTGAATTTTCCGATTGGATCTACTGGTTACGCATCCTTCCCCCTGCTGCCTCTGAGGAGAACCTGTACAAGTGCTCCATTCTTGCCCGACTTTCTTGTTTCCTGTCTTGCTGTCACGCAGCCCCAGTGATTCACCTTCTGACGTCTTTTGACTTTTAACTTCACCTTGTTTGTCGGCATACTGAATTCATGGCCCCTATGAATTTGGCCATCCTCGCCTGCTGCCTTCTACAAGTGCATAGACACTGGGGTGACTCCTGCCTCATTTTCTTCTTGTCTCATTTTCAGCCTCAGTGAACTCACCACTGCGCCTCATCCAGACGAGAAAAAGGGTTCAGCGAGAATAAGCAGTGTCAAAGGGAGCAGGCGAATGGCACCCAAGAGAGCCCGCATCCAGAGGGACGACGTCCTAGGTTTTGACTCGGAGTCATCCGAATCTGAAGACAGCGTGGCAGACGATGACGAGCCGCCGCCCAGCAAAGAGGGGTCTAGTGAGAGCCAGACTACCCTGGAAACGAAGAAGAATGGGGAAGATGAGGCTACTGAAAATCCAGAGAGCGATACTGTAACAGAGAGTGCAACCAAAAAGACAGTCGAAGATGCTCAGGCTGCCTCAGTAGCAACACCAGAGGAAAACAAACAGCAGCCTCCAGCGAAACCTGTTAGGCATTCCACGCCTTCTGTGTTTATGCCCGTTCACAGGACTGAAGAAATTCAAGTGAGCCAATTTTCTTGCCTTATAACAGGGTGCCTATTTTGTTTCAGGTCTGTTCTCTATGTCACCCAGATGTTAAAtggtgataaaaaaaaagtggaaaccCATCCAATCAAGTGAAGGTTACACAGCTTAATAAATGTGTCAAGATACAAGCAGATAGAAGGTTAACCAGTACATGATTTTCAAGGGCATCTACTTGCTCATATCACCCTCTCAACAGTGTTGCAGAGGGCCTCGAATGCCATAGCATGTCTCTTTGCTGTGATCTGCATATGTGTTTGGAGACCATCAAAAATATTTTCGGTTACCACTGACTTTCTAGTTATTAAAATCTCATGGTACCAAGAATTCTGCAGtctagtacagttaaacctcgatataacgaacttcaatataacgaaattctctatataacaaagtatttaacatTTCATAACGTTTTGTCCATAGACCATTATGTATttaaaacctcaatataatgaagtgtgtatgcgatttcaatataacgaaatttcactgccgctgctaaggaatgccaagacaataaatggaagcttccgcggacgcagatggtcaaataattgaattacaagcggctgattgcaaacgcacctctcaaatcgcgcacGGCGTGACAAAAGCGACTggcgaagtggagccgcatcatgttccgatAAGTCCAAGTGCTATAAGATCCTATCGCATGCTCACTGTCAGCATGCATGGCTGTCTAGCCGTTACCAAGCGATTGTTACAAGGAGCAAATCCTTACCCCAAAAATGTTAATTGAATAAACCAGCACATCTGATGAATTGATTAAAGGGACATTACAACAAAAAAAGATATTAAGCCGTATTAGTAATCTTTCTTAATGTGAGGAGAGgattggtaagccagaaaagacccAAAAAATTAAACACGCTGGTAATGACGCCGCATTGAAGTTGCTGCCGTATCTTGCCGTGACATGGATCTTGATGGCATCCGCTCGggtttaatttattttttattgatgaAGATGGATTACATTGTATTTAAAGGAGCCAAAGATcaaacttggcaagtttcaacAATGTTTAGTGCTCCACAATGGCCCAAGTACAAGgggaaaagaaaaattgaagccTGTGACATCACATTGACATGCTGGCGTTAAGATTCTGgcgcaaaatttttaatattagACTTCGGTCTTCATTttatcttcta
Proteins encoded in this window:
- the LOC126520825 gene encoding zinc finger SWIM domain-containing protein 7-like isoform X1; the encoded protein is MSFVQVHSDVIKLVFENLGKEFRDKKTVSTKTLNELDHIFRAPLQPAMRLVDRRRVKRLTCPRGRVVYQVSGEARAFYTCLPSSNFCACYSYLHQVLRRQEIPMCKHVLASRLAEALGTCEDVRCTDDTMAFSLQSLS
- the LOC126520825 gene encoding zinc finger SWIM domain-containing protein 7-like isoform X2, with amino-acid sequence MSFVQVHSDVIKLVFENLGKEFRDKKTVSTKTLNELDHIFRAPLQPAMRLVDRRRVKRLTCPRGRVVYQVSGEARAFYTCLPSSNFCACYSYLHQVLRRQEIPMVSNYLEYTSFLQSLYHKCCV